ACTCCCCGTAGGCTTTTTCGTAGGTACTTACTTCGAGTATCGCCGTGTAAAAAGGAACACGTTTACCACAAGAGAAATTATACGAGAGGAAAATAGAAGAAACAGTTGGCGTCATACTAATTAGCTCTCGCCCGTGAATAGCGCATCTTACTCTCTACGAAACATAATTGAATGGTTTTACCGTATACAACAATAGCTCCTGTTATTACTTAGTTATAAAAAAACTACAATGGTAAACCCAATTTCTATTGAAGATTATGCTACATTGAGCGCTACGGCTCATGCGGCCGTTTTCACCGATCTGAAAAATGAGTTGCGAGCAATGGACGATTATATCAGCTCCATATTTAAAGGCAATTTTATAGTGCCAATTATAGCAGCTGTTCCGGCCATTCTCTTTTTCTTTCTATCATCAGTAATAGCCAAAGTGGGTTGTGCGGTAATCGTGCTACTTAGCATATTCCATTATTTCCATAACAGAAAGCTGGCTACGATTAAAGATGGCATAAGTGAACCTGAAACTTTGGTTGAGCAACTAGAACGTTGTCAGGAATACATTGAGAAGTTACGATTTTACTATGGGCTTTATACCTATTTGGGAATGGCAGGAATTTACGTAGGTATGATGATGATTACTACCGGTAGTTTATCTTTCTTTCCATTTGACAGCTTATCAACATCAGCAGGGTTTTTTATAGCAATATATATCCCGACTATATACGAAAACAAAAAGTACCAACGCGCCCTTAATCACACCGAAGCCAAGGTACAGTCTGCTTTGGGCATACTAAGACAGGAGAAGCAGTAGAGAACAAAGAGTTGTGAATTACGGCTTCAATTATAAATAACTTTTCAACCTATCATAATCATGGCAAAACTATCTTTATCCTACCATAATAAAATCATCGCTGGGGTTTGCGGCGGCCTGGCCGACCACTTTGGTTGGGATGCCACAATGGTTCGAATCATTTTTGCGGTTGCCGCTATTGTAGGATTCGGGTCTCCGGGGCTGGTCTATTTGGTGCTTTGGCTAGTGATGAAGTATTCCTGAAAGATTTTGGGTATCTTTACATTTAGAAGTATTTAGTTATTTTCTATGAATACCATAAAGATGTACGAAGCACTGCGACCGACTTTGGGTGAAGACAATGCCAAAGTAGTAGTAGATGAAATTGCTAACATCCGAGAACTAGATTACGCTAAGTTGAAAGAAGTATTTGCTACTAAAGAAGATTTACATACTAGCATTAATTCTTTAGAACGTCGTTTATCCGATAAGATTGATAAAATCTATTGGTTCATTCTGGGGCAGACCGCAATTCTGGTTGGGCTTATTCTCGCCATTCTTCGCTTGGTGGATTTAGTGTAGAATACACGTAAAGTTGCCAATCACATAAATTTAGCTATATCGTACAAATCTCCTTCTTTGGAAAAAAAGAACTAATAGCTATATTGATCCATACTTCGCTTATTACTACCCAGGGCTTTTTGGTGCAGTAAATAAAATCGCTAACGTCCCGTCCGGGGCATTCCATATCAGGTAAGTTTTACTTCGTAGGTCTACAAAGCAATGTAGATCATCTTCAGTAAGGCAAGTGCACATTTCTGCTTATTGTATTTCTCGAGCCATAGTATAGATTCTGTAGTCAATACTAATGGAGTAGTCGCGGTATGTTTGTACAAATGGCATATCAGTAATGGGTGATTCTCAGCTACCTCCCCTTGTGGGACATTTTGTGTAATCATTAACCTATACAATACCTTAATTATGAAGAACAGTTATCTCTTTTTTAATTCCAAAGCTACTAAAGTATGGTTTGTCCTATTAGGGCTAATCATCTCTTTTTCCGAAATCAGTGCTCAATCAGTCGTAGATCAGTATGGTCGCCTTCGGGTGCAGGGCAATCAGATCGTTGATAAAAACGGTGATCCCGTCAGCTTGGCGGGGAATAGTCTCTTCTGGAGCAATGCGGGCGACGTAGATGACTATTACAATAGCACCACCGTTAATCATTTAGCCGATGATTGGAACAGCTCTATCGTCCGGGCGGCGATGGGAGTAAAAGAAACGTGGGACGGGGGCACCGGATACATTGACAATCCTCAGCAGCAAGAAGCTAAAATTCGAAAAGTTATTGATGCAGCAATCGCTAAAGGTATCTACGTAATTGTTGATTGGCACAGTCACGAGGCGGAAAGGTACCAATCAGAGGCCGTTAGCTTCTTCCGTAAGATGGCTCGACTGTACGGTAACCGTCCCAATATCATCTATGAGATCTACAACGAGCCGATCAATCAGTCCTGGTCAGAAATTAAGTCTTACGCCCAAGCGGTCACCGCCGCCATTCGTTCGGAAGATCCAGATAATCTGATTATTGTGGGCACTCCGTTCTATTCTCAGCGAGTAGATGTTGCCTCCAACAGTCCTTTGCCTGATAATAATACTGCTTATACGCTACATTTTTACGCCGGAACGCATCGCCAAGAACTACGCGACAAAGCTACTCAAGCCATGAACAATGGGATTGCTCTATTCGTGACCGAGTGGGGCTCAGTGAGTGCTTCGGGAGATGGAGTAATAGCTGAAGCTGAAACCAGGCGGTGGATGGACTTTATGCGAGAAAATAAGCTTAGTCATGCTAACTGGACTGTCGCCGATAAGGCAGAAACTTCATGCATTGTGCAGCCCGGCAAAGGCGTAAGTGGGTTAACCAGCAACCAGTTGACCCCTTCCGGGAGACTTGTCAAGGGCATTATTAAAGATTGGTCAGATAACTCCGGGGGTGGAGGAGAAAATAGTGTACCAACGGTGTCGTTTATTTCTCCCTCGGGAAACCTTACTTTGCGAGAAGGGTACGATCTTGATATTGATGTAAAAGCCACTGATACTGACGGAAGTATTACCAAGGTCGAACTCTATATCAACGATAGCTTTGTTCGGACTGAGAAGTGGAAACCCTACACTTGGGGACACAATGGTTCGCCCAACCCCGAAGAATTGAACGGTTTATCACCCGGTACTTACGTATTCAGAGCGGTGGCTACCGACAACGACGGGGGTACTGGTGAGGCTTCGTTCACGCTTACTGTTTAGGAGAACGGCGGGGGTGGCGGAACAGCAACTTGTGATTTTGGCACTCCGTCGAGTAGTAGCTTGCCTTCGGTCGATAAAGTCTATAAAAACGTATACGTGCTGGGTTTGGGAGGGCCTGATCTCTCTAATATTGCTGAGTTGAGGATCAATTGGGCGAATGAGTCGTGGGGGAATGGTCTTTGGGAAATGGCATTTCAGACCAATAACGGTACACCGGCTTGGTGGACTGATCTTCGGGAAACTTCGTCTAATACATTTGCCTCAACTTCTCCATCGGTTACATTTATTAATTCTAACTTTCCCGGATTGAACGGTTCTTATTGGGTGACTTTAGATGATGGCAACTTCGTAATGGTTTCCAAAACCGATGACTTTGTAATCTACTTCAGCAACTCCAGCACTGCCCCACCTTGCGGAACTAATGCTCGCCGAGCTAGTG
This region of Tunicatimonas pelagia genomic DNA includes:
- a CDS encoding PspC domain-containing protein — encoded protein: MAKLSLSYHNKIIAGVCGGLADHFGWDATMVRIIFAVAAIVGFGSPGLVYLVLWLVMKYS
- a CDS encoding cellulase family glycosylhydrolase, whose product is MKNSYLFFNSKATKVWFVLLGLIISFSEISAQSVVDQYGRLRVQGNQIVDKNGDPVSLAGNSLFWSNAGDVDDYYNSTTVNHLADDWNSSIVRAAMGVKETWDGGTGYIDNPQQQEAKIRKVIDAAIAKGIYVIVDWHSHEAERYQSEAVSFFRKMARLYGNRPNIIYEIYNEPINQSWSEIKSYAQAVTAAIRSEDPDNLIIVGTPFYSQRVDVASNSPLPDNNTAYTLHFYAGTHRQELRDKATQAMNNGIALFVTEWGSVSASGDGVIAEAETRRWMDFMRENKLSHANWTVADKAETSCIVQPGKGVSGLTSNQLTPSGRLVKGIIKDWSDNSGGGGENSVPTVSFISPSGNLTLREGYDLDIDVKATDTDGSITKVELYINDSFVRTEKWKPYTWGHNGSPNPEELNGLSPGTYVFRAVATDNDGGTGEASFTLTV
- a CDS encoding T9SS type A sorting domain-containing protein → MPSVDKVYKNVYVLGLGGPDLSNIAELRINWANESWGNGLWEMAFQTNNGTPAWWTDLRETSSNTFASTSPSVTFINSNFPGLNGSYWVTLDDGNFVMVSKTDDFVIYFSNSSTAPPCGTNARRASGIKETVSSPNDFAEPFAVYPNPATDYLTVEGVETDATIRILTVLGQEKEIVKSQNRIDVTSFQPGMYILDINGRKSSFIKE